The following DNA comes from Aneurinibacillus sp. REN35.
CTCGTAAACAAGTGAGGAGATAATACCTGTGCAAATAGCCAGATAAAGAAAATCGGCAGCAACAAAAGCAGAGCAATTGCTGCTCGGTCACGCCGGTATAGTGTCAATTCTTTGGCAAGCAATGTTAGTAATCGCACCGTAGTAAAACCACCCTTAGCGTTTTTACCATCCATATCTTGATTCAGCCCTATATACAAGGACAGGAAGGAGTCATAAAGACCCCTTCCCTCCTTAATTCGTACACACTTACTGCATCATCCCTGCATTAGGTGGAATAATGCCCAACTGTTGGAACAGCGCCATGTTCTTCATCATGAACTGCATCCCGCCGTTTTGGATTTCTTGCTGGATCTGCATCATTTGCTGATCGGTTACTGTAGCCAGATTTACGCTGTTCTGCGCATTTAACTCCGGCAGTTTTATAGAAGCTACATTAAATTTCTCATCACTCTTTACATCGAAGGTGATTTTCTTTGGCATACTCGGATCATCTTGTGGCCCGACAAATTCAAACTTGTAATCCGCTTTGCGGGTTTTGTCTTTATCGTTATCCGTTGTGGTACCTTTCCATGTTAACGTGAGCGGCGGGAAGTTGGCATCTTGGTTATCTTTAATATTCACTTTCATGTCCTGTGTCTGTTTGCCGCTCTCTTTTGTTGTCGTAAATGCGGTATCAATTACCATATCGTTTCCGGCATTTTTATCTTTGAACGTGAATTTTACATTACCTTTGTTATTCTCGCCCTCTTCTTTGTTTACATAAGCGATGTTCACATTTCCATCGTCGCTGCCAGAACCGGTTATCACCACATCAAATACGACATGGTCCTTACCTTCTTTATCTTCGAAGCTTGCAAGTTTAACTACGCCTTTTTTTCCGGCTTTTTTGTCTTCTGTTTCAATCGTTCTGCTGAGAATGTTATCTTGTTTGTCAGCGAACACAATCATTTTCAGACCGTCTTTAAGGCCCTCTTCATCGATTGAGCGATCAGCATCTTTCTTGAAATCAGCAAATTTCTTTTTGAACTCTTCTTTTGACAGCTTCGGTAAATCCTCAGGCGCTCCGGTAGCTGACATCTCGACTAGCTTCTCATAACGCGGATAAAGGATATCCTGCAGCTTCTCATCTTTTGAAATCTTATCAACCATCTTCTTCAGCAGCTGCTTATACTCTGCTTCGGTAAATGTTACGGTAATTTGTTTGGCATCAAGCTTTACGCCCTGCTCTTCAAAAGACGCATTCTTATTTACACTCACTTGCTTATCTTGAATACTGTCTGCGTACAGCTTCGCATACTCAGCCATAACCGGCTCGAGCTCTGCGCGTGGTATTTTGAATAATTCAATGTATTCCTTTGTTGTAGGTATGCGCTCCGGAATGCCCGTTAGACCGTACTTTTGCTCCATAAGCGCTTTGTCTTTCCAGTTGAAGTAGCCGTATTTATTGTATATAACCGGAACACCGAATCCCACTTTCTCAGCATCATAGAAGAATTCAGCGCCAAGTAGATTGTTATTCTTTATATTAATATCTATTTTTCCATAGTTTTTATTGTTCTTATCATCAACTTTTGATTCCGAGACGATCTTTACGTCCTTTAACACTTCCAATATTTTTGCCATCTGTGGATCAGATGCCTGCATATCAAGTGTTACATTGCCAATTTCCATCTTTTGTTCCAGGCCGCCTTCTAAATAGGGCTTTGCATATTCATCATACGTTTTCTCATAGTCTTCCAAAACTTTGGAAAAGTTCTGCATTTCTTTCGCTTCAGTCTCAAGATAAATCGTTTTGTTGCTTTTGAATACATCAAAGAATGCATACGCTGAATACAACCCAACCGCCGCTACCAATACGACGGCTAAACCAATAATAATCGGTAATTTACTCTTTGCTACCATGTAATTGTTCCCCTCTCAAGTGATGTTGAACCTCTTGTGCTGTGCCTACGGCGAGAAGCTCTCCGCCTTGTAAAACCCCAATCCGATCACACGCCTCTATCTCTTCTAGATGGTGACTTGTGTAGAGAATGGTGCAGCCTCGTCGGCTCATCTCCTTTAGCGCCTGAATAATCTGCCGTCTAGAGCTTACATCCACACCGGCAGTCGGCTCGTCAAGAATAAGCAAGTCAGGTTGATGTAGCAGTGCCACACCCAAATTCAGCCTGCGCTTCATCCCGCCGGAATACGCATCGACACGCTCTCTGATTCTATCACGCAAGCCGATGATATCCATGACTTCATCCATGCGCAGCGCTAATTCCTTGCCCCTGACGCCATACATCTTTCCCCAGAAAGACAGATTATCAATACCGCGCAGTGAAGGGTACAGCGCCAGCTCCTGTGGAACATAGCCAATGCGTCGCTTTACTGCACTTCCGCCTTTCTGAACAGATATACCGTCAATGAGCACTTCGCCTGCGCTTGGTTTGCTAACAGAGGCAATGATTGAGAGCAGCGTCGATTTCCCTGCTCCATTCTCTCCAGCAATGCCAAACATCTCACCCTTCTCAATGTCTAGGTTGACGCTTTGTAATACGGCTTTAGACCCGTACTTTTTGCTGATCTCACGGATGGTAATAAACACGGTGGTTTCTATTTCTCTCCTCTCCTAGGCAAGATAACCAGATTATTTTAATAGCTAATAAGCGCCGCCATCAATAGACCACAAGCAATGCTTAGCCTAGAGGCAAAAAGACCCACAGATACATTGCCTTTCGGAATCTCGGATACAACGCGAAACGGCGTAATTAGCTCAAATAAATAAAATACCAACACCTGGAATACAGTTGCGATGACACCCCATATTACAAGGTCCCAAATACTTACGGCGTGATAGATGGCCGATGCCAGCACAATCGCAAGGCCGACAAGCTTACCGCCTAAGTCATGTGCGGCTGCTTCCGCAGCGCACTTCTTCTGCGGATCGTTCGTATCCGCACCCTCTTTAATTAAGGCATACTCTTTATATGGTGTCGTAAACAGAAACACCAGCATGCCAAATCCAAGCAGCGGAAGGGTAACCGCCAGATAAACTAAAAAATTCAAAATGTTATCCCACTGCATTGCCATGCACATTCCCCTCTCTTGTAATTCCTACCGGCAAATAATAGGAGAGATTACCTGTAATTCTCCCGCCAACTCTCGCTACGATTGCTGATGCCCGGTCACCGAAAAGAAACGAGCCCCACAGCAGATGCCCTTGGTATGGACCTTTGAGCGTCTCTATCATAATAGGAGAAAGCTCTGCCATCTCTTGATAAATCATAGGCTGATCCCAGTAGAAAGCTTCCTGATCCCTCTCTATTATTTGATTATGTGAATCATACAGGGTCACGCCGCCGCCCTCCCGCCCGAAAATCGGTTTTGCAACATACGGACTGTGTCCGGCGAATCGGTTCTCAAAATATGTAGGAAGCATATAGCTTTTGATGGTCGCACGCTCCTGCTCTGTAAAAAATGTATTCGATTCATAAAGGCTCCAGATAAGCCCCTGCAAAGCTTTCGTCTGGGCGATAAACGCGGTTGGAGGATTGATGACAGCAAGCTTCCCGCGAGCAATAATATTGAGCACATGAGCCCCGGTCGGATATCCATCTTCATCGGTCTCCTCTGCAAGCTTCTCTAGGGCATGCAGCCGGTACAGTACATCAATCGGGGCATGCTCTCCAGAAGACATCAACCGGCAGAGTCTATCGTCGTGCACTCTCAGATCTTTCAGCGCGGCAAACGACGCTGAAAGACCCGATTGCGCGAGCAAATATTTCGCCGTGCCTGCATCCTCTTCATGCCAATCCAACGCACTGAATACCACTTGATCTGTTGGGTATCCTTGTTCTCTGTATTTGCTTATAATCATGCGGAATGCTTCGGCAATATGACTTTCCATGCCATGATTCGGATTCTCCATGCCAAAAAATTGGCAGGCCCGCTCATTAACATAATAAGCCTCTACGATTCCTGTTGGTGTATCGCTGTTCAGCTCAAGCATCTTCCAGCCTGATGGCGTCTTTGCAAAATCAAAACGCCCGATAACTGTAGGCACCTCTTCCCACACAGCAATGCGGATTGCCCCCCAAGCCGCCTGGGGAATCCCAAGCTCAGCCAACAGCTCTGTACTTGCCCGGCGCACCACGGATACCGTACGTGCAAAAACATGGCCCAACCGCTCCGTCGCTTCCGTTAATTCCCGACGTTCCTCCACCGTAATCTGGTGTATATCAGCTACGGCGTATTCTTCTTCATACATGACATCCCAGGTAAAGACACCTTCGGCCCGAAGCGGACCATACAGTGCTTGCCGACGCTTATTGTAATCTGTAAGCTGCGCCATCTTAACTGCTGCTCCAACCCGAACTACCAATGCCGCCTTTAGATTTGGAACCACTGGAGATTCCGGTCTTCTTCTGGAACAGCTTCTGTCCGCTGCTTCCCCTTACATACGAGCCGCTATGCGCACTCCCGTCATCATCGCAGTAGCCGTCATTGTCATTGTCATAGCACTCATCGCTTGATGAGCAGCCCGCAGTCGCCGTAACAAGCGCTGTTGCCATAAATAGACTCATCACCTTTTTGGCTCGACTCTTCTTATGTACGGTCTCTCCCATCCTTCTGTCCTCCTTTCTTATGCGGTCGGCTGCGCATAATATACATAGACACCTCTGTCCTCGTCGATTTCAGTCGATGTCTTTTCCCATTCCCGGTTATATATGTACAGGAATTGACTCTGCAGGTACAGAATGGCATCATCATCATCCTTAAATGTATACGTACAGACAACAGGATAATGTATCGTATCCTCTTTAAACTCGCGCACCTCCATCATAATCCCCAGGCTTCGACGGCGCGGCGGTGCGGCGGGCTGCTCGACAACTCTCTCATCTTCTGCAATCTGTACATAGATCACATAACAGGAAGACTCTATCGCACAGGATGTCTTCTCATACACCGTACCGTCTTTTATGAAATAATCGCAGGCAAAGCGAAGTGAGATTTCATCTTTGTCAATCAAATCATAGTAGTACAGGACAGGAAAGCCGTTTGCTTCATCAAGCTTTCGATATTCAAGCCTCGCCATGATTTCCCTCCTTTTCCTTTCTTTATTTTCCTCTTTCTACGGATATTCGCAACAAAAAGTTACTGCATTTCCCTTTTTTAGTAATTAAGTCAGGAAAAAAGGGCATAGACTAAGCGCCTATTGCCCTACGAAATTTAGCCGATAATGATTTTTTCATCCGGATAATGAATGTCAGCCTTAGACTTGCCGGAAATAAATATGGAAAGAAACGGCATCATACCTATGCGACCGATATACATCAATACAGCAAGCGTAATCTTACTGACAGACGTCATCTCGCTCGGAATCCCGGTAGATAATCCGCATGTGCCGAATGCGGAACATATCTCAAAGATAATCGTCACTAGGCTAAACTTCTGTCCCTCCGCTATCATGACCACCATAATTCCGCCGACCACCAAGAAGACTGCCGTTGAGAAAAACACAAAGCTCTTCTTAATATCATCCGGCCGCAGCGACCGTCTGAATATGCGCACCTCTTCACGCCCCCGCGCAAAGGTAAAGATCGTAAGAATCATCACCGCCAGCGTCGTTGTCCGAATCCCACCGCCCACACTAGATGGGCTTGCTCCAATAAACATCAGAATGGAGGAGAACATCTGGCTTGCTTCACTTAGCTCGGCAGGATCAAGTGTCGTTAATCCGGCACTTCGTGTTGTTACCGAAAGAAAAAGTGAATAAAATAACTTCTCGTGCCACACCATGCCAGCTAAAAAGCGCGAATTCTCCATAACCCAAATGCCGATCGTACCGAGCACAAGCAAAACTGCAAAGGTGACAGTCGTAATCTTCGTATATAGTGAAAAACGAAAACGCTGATGCCCGCCGAAAAGATATTCTCTTACCTCAACAAGCACCGGAAAGCCGATTGCTCCAAGAATAATGAGCAGCATCGTCATTGCCTGCACAAAGTAATCATGTGAGTAATCAAGCAATGAATTGCCGAAAAGATCAAATCCGGCATTCGTGTATGTGGAGATCGCATGGAAAAACGCGTAATAAAGAGCCGTAGGAAGAGTATCGTAATACCCGGCAAAGTAAAAATACAAGGTAAAAACAACAGTGCCTACCGCTTCAAATAACAAAGCCATACCGAGTACAAGCTTCATCAACTGCACAAGCCCGGATAAGTTATAACGGTTCTGATCAATCATAATAAGCCTGCGCTGCGAAAGCCCAATGGGTGCACCCAATACAATCCAAATGAACGTACCCAAGGTCATAATGCCTATACCACCCAATTGAAAAGCAAAGATGAGCACAAATGAGCCAAATCGACTAAACGTATCAACAGTACTTACTGTGGTGAGACCTGTGACACTGACGGCGCTTGAGGCAGTAAACAAGGCATCAATAAACGAGAGGTTTACGCCTGGCTTCAAGCTAATCGGCAGCATTAAAAGTCCGGTAATAGCAATAATCGAGATAAAATAAGAGCTCACAATGATTTGAATGGGAGATAATCGATATAGTTTCTTTCGCAGCATATTTTCTACTCCTTATTCCGCATACATTAGGATGAATCTTACGTGTTTCGGACACGGTTGTCAAACCACTTTTCTTTCCCGTCATGAGCGCCTTATAGCCGACATACATATTTATAGAAATTCCGGTACAGTATTGTGCGCATAGGAGGCGAGAATGATCAAAGGAACCATTACTGCCAGCATCGTCTTTTTTCTCTTATTTCTTGTATATGCTTCTGTTCAGGCCCATGCTTATCAAGACACAGTACAAAAGCTCACACGGCTATCGCAGAAAAATGAAGAGCTTCAAAAAGAAAAAGAACTGCTTACAATTGAATACCAAAAAGCCCAGGAAGAACTTGAACATATTAAGAAATCAAAACCGCAAAGCCAAGCTGATCCAAAGAAAAAAATCGCTTATCTCACATTTGACGATGGTCCATCTACTAATACGGCCGCCGTACTTTCCATTCTGCAGCGCTACAAGGTAAAAGCTACGTTCTTTGTGATCGGCAACGAAACAGAAGCGGGCAAGCAGATGTACAAACGTATTGTGGCAGAGGGACATGCCATTGGCCTTCATTCCTATACACATGACTACCGGAAGATTTATGCTTCCCCTGCCGCTTTTCATAATGACTTTACCCGGATTCGCAATCTTGTTCACAGCACTACCGGTCTTACGCCTACCATCACCCGATTTCCTGGCGGCTCCAACAACCATGTCAGCCGTAAGTATGGGGGCCGCACGATCATGCAGACACTCATTCGCGAAATGAAACAAAAAGGATACCAATACTTCGATTGGAATGTAGACTCTACAGACGCTTCACGCATCTTACAGTCCCGTGAGATGATCGTTCGCTCCGTACTTCAAGGCAGTAAGAACAAACAAAAAGCCATCATACTTATGCATGACTCACAGGTTAAGACTACGACCGTCGAAGCGCTGCCCGCCATTATTGAAGGGCTTGTCAAACAGGGATTTTCATTTGATATTATAACGGCCCAATCATTCACCTATCAGTTCGCTTCTGCCTCTTAGCTACTTTCACATTGGGAGAGAGACACAAAATGTTATATACTAGTAAAAAATGAGAAAAGTGGTGAACTGTTCTATGACACGCGTCTCTCCCTATGTCCTCCTTGTTCTTGCAAATGTGCTTTGGGGTGGAAACTTTGTAATCGGACGGGCCGTTGCGGAAAGCCTACCGCCGTACACACTCTCATTCCTTCGCTGGTGTACGGCTTTTCTAGTATTCCTTCCATTCGCATGGCCAAAACTGCATAAAGAATGGCCGCTTCTCCGTGCTAGGATGCCCGTGGTCATTCTTATGGCACTTACAGGCGTCGTCGGATTCAATACGTTTCTTTATATCGCGCTACACTATACAACGTCCATTAATGCTTCGCTTGTTAATTCATCTACACCTATCGTTATTTGCATTCTTTCATTCTTGATCCTTGGCGAACGTCTGAACCGCAACCAAACCATCGGAATTATTCTATCCCTGGCCGGGGTTCTATTTATACTGTCTAAGGGTTCATTCGCGTCACTTCTTACCTTCTCCTTCAACATAGGAGACATACTTGTTATCGCAGCTTTAATCTGCTGGAGCATCTACTCTGTTCTCGTCAAAAAATACAACGGCATCCTGCCGGGCTACAGCACATTTTTATTATGCATCATTCTTGGGATTGGCATATTGTTTCCCTTCTTCGTCTATGAAAGGTTCGTCGCACAAGTACCCGCTATGTGGTCCTTCGGCTCCATAGCCACCATATTATATACCGGAGTATTTGCTTCCATCGTCGCCTTCATCTCCTGGAACTCCGCCGTAGCACAGATCGGCCCGGGCAAGGCTGGTGTATTTTTGAATCTCATTCCCGTATTCGCGGCCATATTCGCCATTGTATTTATCGGAGAGCATATCATGTGGTACCAGGCAGTCGGCGGGCTATTCGTCGTATTCGGCGTCTATATCTCTACCCGTATGGTGCATGCATCAATAGAGAAGGCCGTTCGACAGAAGCGAAACATAGGCTAATTAGGCCCTGACACTTTTTTAAAATTATAGTAATATATGTGTAGGTACTGAGCAGTGTATACAGCAAGATTGCTGCTTGATACGGTACGAAAACAATAGAAAGGAATGTTTCGTGCACGATCATGAGAAAACTACACACATACATAGTGTCTGGTTGTATCGTCTTTGCGGCTGTATTATCTTCCGGCACACAGGCGGAAGCAGCAAAAATAGCGGTACAAGCATATAAACAGCCCTATGCTTCTTCTATTAGTAAGAAGAATCTACCCATTCAACCGAAGCTAGTCTCGCCGATCTCAAAGAAAAAAATATATGATACGCTTCTCCCTCATTTTACAAAAGCGTACGTGGATACTTTTATTAAAGAGAATTTCACCGAGACTGAAAATGGCCTGATAAAAAAGTAAAACCGGTCGTTATTCGACCGGTTTTTTACGCTCTATATCAGAAAGTTTCCCTTCTTTTTTTAAACGGGCAATAATTTTAGGCAAGTATTCTTCAACGAACTTTTCGGCGTTTTCCTTTGTAACAGTAGCAGCGCGCTTACGATGATTCATATGTTGCTGTCTCCCCTTACGTTTGTATGAATTCTGCCAATGCCTATGCGACTTTTGCTGCTTTTTTTTGTAACACAATTATTTACCACACTAGATTTATAGTTAAACAACTTTTTTCCGATAAATAAAAGAGAAAAATTCTTAGAAAAGGAGTGAGGAGATTGCTCCGTAAATCACTGATCCTTCTTTTACTGTGCACCCTTGCCTTTCCATTCGCTTCCTATGCCCAGATGAAAGAAAAAAATGGAGAATTCTACTTCTATGATCCGAATTACGGATTTATTATCAAGCTCATTACACCGGATGAACGAAATGTAACAACTAATATTGTCGATCAAATCAGCTTTGAGTTGCTTTGGTATGACTATCAAAACACTTACCATCGGCGTGACCCGATTCAATATGCCAAGCGAGTCAATCCTTCTCACGTGCATGTCTATTATAAGGACCCAAAAGCGATGAGTTCTGTCGATAAAGGCATGGTGTTGCTTGATGATAATTCTTATATCTATACCATTCGGAATTACCAGACGGGAAAAGATAAAACCGGTCCGTTCCCGGTGAACATCGCTATCGAAAACCTCATCTCCCCTACAAAGGCGAAAACTAAAAATCCTGCGATCTACCATGGAGACGGGAGCAAACAACGGGTAAGCATTAACATTGATCTGATGTATTACCAAAACGATAAAGAGGGCGGGAAATTCTATACAAGCTTCAAGGCTGGAAAAAGCACGATGTTCGAAAAGCGGCTTGAACTCGACTTCCCAAAAGATACGTATATCAATGACCCAACCATAAGCACAGTTCTGCCGGAGCAGGATATTCTTATATCCGTTAATCCGCGCCCGGCCAACACGTCAGAGTATATGTTCGTCAGCCAAAGCTATACAATTACCGATAAATACGAACGCAGTATCACTCGCCCAAGTCAGGACGGAACGCTGCGCCTTATGTATGATTCCGGCATCTCAGTCGATGGGGCTCTGCACAACGTATCCATCCTTCAGCGTAAGGATGGCAAATGGATTCCGGTCGGCGGTAAAATTAACAGCAAAAGCCGCACAGTAGAGGCATCCATCGATCAATTCGGTGAATACGCTGCTGCCGTAATGTATAAGACATACAAGCTTGATATGGTCAACAACTGGTCGAAGCCGTATGTGCTGGCTCTTGCCTACAAAGGTGTCATTCAGCCTGATATGTATTTATATGATGGACGCCTACTGAAGGATTTAAATGCAAAAATCACCCGGTTTGACTTCATGATGATGCTGGCGCGGGCTAAGGGATTAAAGCCCGTCCAATATAACGGTCACTTTGTAGATGTGACGGAATCAACGTA
Coding sequences within:
- a CDS encoding DUF350 domain-containing protein, with the translated sequence MAMQWDNILNFLVYLAVTLPLLGFGMLVFLFTTPYKEYALIKEGADTNDPQKKCAAEAAAHDLGGKLVGLAIVLASAIYHAVSIWDLVIWGVIATVFQVLVFYLFELITPFRVVSEIPKGNVSVGLFASRLSIACGLLMAALISY
- a CDS encoding glutathionylspermidine synthase family protein, yielding MAQLTDYNKRRQALYGPLRAEGVFTWDVMYEEEYAVADIHQITVEERRELTEATERLGHVFARTVSVVRRASTELLAELGIPQAAWGAIRIAVWEEVPTVIGRFDFAKTPSGWKMLELNSDTPTGIVEAYYVNERACQFFGMENPNHGMESHIAEAFRMIISKYREQGYPTDQVVFSALDWHEEDAGTAKYLLAQSGLSASFAALKDLRVHDDRLCRLMSSGEHAPIDVLYRLHALEKLAEETDEDGYPTGAHVLNIIARGKLAVINPPTAFIAQTKALQGLIWSLYESNTFFTEQERATIKSYMLPTYFENRFAGHSPYVAKPIFGREGGGVTLYDSHNQIIERDQEAFYWDQPMIYQEMAELSPIMIETLKGPYQGHLLWGSFLFGDRASAIVARVGGRITGNLSYYLPVGITREGNVHGNAVG
- a CDS encoding S-layer homology domain-containing protein, with protein sequence MLRKSLILLLLCTLAFPFASYAQMKEKNGEFYFYDPNYGFIIKLITPDERNVTTNIVDQISFELLWYDYQNTYHRRDPIQYAKRVNPSHVHVYYKDPKAMSSVDKGMVLLDDNSYIYTIRNYQTGKDKTGPFPVNIAIENLISPTKAKTKNPAIYHGDGSKQRVSINIDLMYYQNDKEGGKFYTSFKAGKSTMFEKRLELDFPKDTYINDPTISTVLPEQDILISVNPRPANTSEYMFVSQSYTITDKYERSITRPSQDGTLRLMYDSGISVDGALHNVSILQRKDGKWIPVGGKINSKSRTVEASIDQFGEYAAAVMYKTYKLDMVNNWSKPYVLALAYKGVIQPDMYLYDGRLLKDLNAKITRFDFMMMLARAKGLKPVQYNGHFVDVTESTYGKALRGYDGTGYLMSAVKNGFVQGKTSGVLGNVMAPEAPLTREEAAVFVSRAMDLKVPTYSDMTKSKEKLKKDYQDYASVSGWAVPHVEALTKKKFMQGSNGLFKPHDKLTVAEASVLVYNMMDELDLFGK
- a CDS encoding polysaccharide deacetylase family protein is translated as MIKGTITASIVFFLLFLVYASVQAHAYQDTVQKLTRLSQKNEELQKEKELLTIEYQKAQEELEHIKKSKPQSQADPKKKIAYLTFDDGPSTNTAAVLSILQRYKVKATFFVIGNETEAGKQMYKRIVAEGHAIGLHSYTHDYRKIYASPAAFHNDFTRIRNLVHSTTGLTPTITRFPGGSNNHVSRKYGGRTIMQTLIREMKQKGYQYFDWNVDSTDASRILQSREMIVRSVLQGSKNKQKAIILMHDSQVKTTTVEALPAIIEGLVKQGFSFDIITAQSFTYQFASAS
- a CDS encoding DMT family transporter — encoded protein: MTRVSPYVLLVLANVLWGGNFVIGRAVAESLPPYTLSFLRWCTAFLVFLPFAWPKLHKEWPLLRARMPVVILMALTGVVGFNTFLYIALHYTTSINASLVNSSTPIVICILSFLILGERLNRNQTIGIILSLAGVLFILSKGSFASLLTFSFNIGDILVIAALICWSIYSVLVKKYNGILPGYSTFLLCIILGIGILFPFFVYERFVAQVPAMWSFGSIATILYTGVFASIVAFISWNSAVAQIGPGKAGVFLNLIPVFAAIFAIVFIGEHIMWYQAVGGLFVVFGVYISTRMVHASIEKAVRQKRNIG
- a CDS encoding TrkH family potassium uptake protein, encoding MLRKKLYRLSPIQIIVSSYFISIIAITGLLMLPISLKPGVNLSFIDALFTASSAVSVTGLTTVSTVDTFSRFGSFVLIFAFQLGGIGIMTLGTFIWIVLGAPIGLSQRRLIMIDQNRYNLSGLVQLMKLVLGMALLFEAVGTVVFTLYFYFAGYYDTLPTALYYAFFHAISTYTNAGFDLFGNSLLDYSHDYFVQAMTMLLIILGAIGFPVLVEVREYLFGGHQRFRFSLYTKITTVTFAVLLVLGTIGIWVMENSRFLAGMVWHEKLFYSLFLSVTTRSAGLTTLDPAELSEASQMFSSILMFIGASPSSVGGGIRTTTLAVMILTIFTFARGREEVRIFRRSLRPDDIKKSFVFFSTAVFLVVGGIMVVMIAEGQKFSLVTIIFEICSAFGTCGLSTGIPSEMTSVSKITLAVLMYIGRIGMMPFLSIFISGKSKADIHYPDEKIIIG
- a CDS encoding ABC transporter ATP-binding protein is translated as MFITIREISKKYGSKAVLQSVNLDIEKGEMFGIAGENGAGKSTLLSIIASVSKPSAGEVLIDGISVQKGGSAVKRRIGYVPQELALYPSLRGIDNLSFWGKMYGVRGKELALRMDEVMDIIGLRDRIRERVDAYSGGMKRRLNLGVALLHQPDLLILDEPTAGVDVSSRRQIIQALKEMSRRGCTILYTSHHLEEIEACDRIGVLQGGELLAVGTAQEVQHHLRGEQLHGSKE